Genomic window (Nitrospiria bacterium):
AGGGCCATCGAGTTTTCGACCTCGAATGCGGGATGGGCGGTCGGGGACGGCGGCGTTGTTCTTCAGACCGCCAATTCCGGACTGAATTGGGTCCGACAGACCAGCGGCACGTCGAATCCGCTGAACAGCGTTTTCTTCCGGCCGAATGAAACGATGGTCGGTTGGGCCGTGGGGGACAACGGAACGATCCTCCACACCGTCAACGGAGGATTTTCATGGATGACCCAGGTCGGAGCGGGAAACGGCCATCTTCACGACGTTTTTTTCAGGGACCCCGACACCGGTTGGATCGTCGGCGATCAAGGTTTGATTCTGCATACCACCACCGGCACGAGCGGGGCGCTCTGGTCCGCCCAACTCAGCGGCACATCCCGAAACCTGAACGCCATTTACTGGAACGGAAACACCGCCGGATGGGTCGTGGGGGAGGGCGGTGTTCTTCTCCAGAGCGCGAACGATGGTCTGACCTGGGTGCGCGGCCCCCAAACGGTCGCGACGGGCACCTTGACCGATATCCTGTTTTCGGGTTCGACGGTCGGCTGGATTTCAGGGGAGGGTGGAACCCTTCTTCAGACCACGGGCGGCGCGGCATCCAATGTTGGCACGTTTTGGATACCCCGGTCCACCGGTACGGACGCGACCCTGCGTGCGATTTTTTTTATCAATGACAAGACCGGTTGGGCCGTGGGGGACAACGGAACGATTCTGTATTCCGTCGATGGAGGAAGCTTCTGGATCAAACAGTTTAAGCGATAGGCGGAGGGGGAGGCGAAGCATCGGCGGCCCTTGTCGCCGTTTCGTACGCCTCCTCGAGGATCTGGGCTATATGCTTTACGGGGATCCCGTTTTGCGTTCCGGTTTTTAATTGGATCATGCAGGCAGGGCAACTGGTGGCGATCACGTCCGCCCCGGACTCGGTGATCGCCCGTTGCTTACGCTCGAAGATCCGCCGGGACTGCGCATCGTTTTTGATGATAAAGGTTCCCGCCCCGCCCGCGCAGCGGTCGGCGTCCCGCATCTCGATAAACCGCATGCCGGAAAATCGGCGGAGCAACTCCCTCGGTTCTTTGGTGACCCCGGCCGCGCGTAGATGGCAGGAGGAGTGATAGGTGACCGTCTTTGGGATAACGTCCGTCTCGGCGACGGGTAAATCGATTCCTGACTGCACCAGGTATTCCGTGATATGCTTCACCCGTCCGGCCAGATCAGTCGCCTGGTTTCGTTCCTGTTCGTTCGAGAAAAGTCGCCCGTAATCCTTCAACATGAAGGTGCAGGAGGCGCATCCTGTCACGACTGTTTCAAACCGGCGCAAGGACTCGATATTAAACCGCGCGTATTCCCGGACCCGATCCCGATGACCGTAGGTCTCGATCGGCGTTCCGGAGCATCGCTGCCGGGGAAGCACAAGGCTTGTCCCCTGCCGTTGAAGAAGACGGATCACGGCGTCCCCAACGCCGTCCCGGAAATAGTTGGCCGCGCAGCCGTGGAAATAGGCCAGCGTTCCATTGCTCCCCGCGTCATCCGTCAAGGAGGCAAAACGTTGGCGTAGTGTCCGTGTGGCCAGCCGGGGCAGGATGATATGGCGGGAAAAGCGTGCGGTCGGTGAAAGTCCTTTTAAGACCGGCCGGGTGAGAT
Coding sequences:
- a CDS encoding YCF48-related protein gives rise to the protein MIASGSRLMRLGQLVDLLIAVLIVSGCAGSGDILSESPSSASFTERLNDVYFLNASEGWIVGNGGTLLHTRNGGATWFSEQSGTTLDLRAIEFSTSNAGWAVGDGGVVLQTANSGLNWVRQTSGTSNPLNSVFFRPNETMVGWAVGDNGTILHTVNGGFSWMTQVGAGNGHLHDVFFRDPDTGWIVGDQGLILHTTTGTSGALWSAQLSGTSRNLNAIYWNGNTAGWVVGEGGVLLQSANDGLTWVRGPQTVATGTLTDILFSGSTVGWISGEGGTLLQTTGGAASNVGTFWIPRSTGTDATLRAIFFINDKTGWAVGDNGTILYSVDGGSFWIKQFKR